CCTGGCAGCGGGTACAGTAAGTCATATAGTGGTTGTCTCTGGCCAAGAAGGTGCCCTGGGGGCACGGATGGCAGGTGGAGGTGCCACAGGGCTTTGTGCAGGGGGCCTTCAGGTAGTGCCCTGTGGAACCCAATAGGGGTCAGATGGTCAAAGGGGGCTGTCCAGCACCACCCAACCTGCTCCCCAACCTCTCCCTCCCTATCTCTGGCTCCTGCTtcactcccagcccagcccagcctgcctaCCACCTCTCCCCAGTGCTGCCTATTCCACCTGCCCCCATGCCCCTCCCGGCCCTGCACCCACTTACCTGCTGGACAGCCCCTGCAACAAAACGCACCAGTCCTCTTCTGGAAATCACTGGCACAATCACACCTGGGGCTCGGAGtgctgccctgggcctgggcacCCAGCAGCACCAGGAAGAGCACCTGGGGGAAGGTGCTGCTTGGTGGCTGCCCTTTGGGGACCTCTCCCTGCCTGGGCTCCTCCATTTCAGAGGCCCCAGCATTTGCCAGCATGAGTGGGGGGTAAGACTGACTTCCTTCCCCCTGTGCACAGAccagggggagcaggggaggaggctCCTGCCAACTTCCACCAGCAGGAATCCcgcagcacccctcccccacgcgtGCTTTCTGCGAGGCGGGGACAGAGCCTTCCCGCCAGGCCCCCAGACCCCTTTGGCCCCTGGGAGGGGTTTCCTCTCAGCGGAAGGGCCCCACCCAGGCGGAGCCTCTAACTAGGTCGGAAGGGGCCGCCTGCTCAGCCCCCAGCGGGGCCAGGCAAGGAGCCTCGCCCAGAGCCCTTCCTTGCCTATGCCCTCAGAGCCGGCAGAGGGCTCGAAGCTATCCCCCGCCTCCCGCGTCCCCACTCACCACAGCTGCCACAGCCTGCCTACCACAGCCCCCCGGCCGCGGCTCCATGGCCTTTTGGGGCACTGGGCCCTGGGACAGGCGTGGGGGGCGACCGTGCCCCAGGGCCTTCCCAGCTCCACGCgctctgcccagccccagccacaaGGCCGGCCCCGCCCCATCGAGGAAAGCCCGCCTGGGAGACAGGGCGGAGCTCCATGGACGCTGCCCCAGCCCACAGAGTCCCCCAGCCTGCATGCCCGCCCTGTGCACCTTAGCTCATCTGGCGCTGGTGGCCAGGCCCCAGGGGCGACGGGAAGTGCCAGGCGGGAACTGCCCCACTACCTGCTGCCACTGAGAAAGGTGCACAGGAGAGCTGCatccctgtccccaggcctgaGTCTAGCCCCACCCCTGAGAACCAGGTGGGGCAAGcgacttcccctctctgggcctcagcaccCCCAGCCATGGTGGGGCAAGGGGGTGTTGTTGGACCTAAATTACCTGAAGGGAACCAGATGGGAGACCCACCGTCCCCAGGGTAGGACTGAGCCCTGGGTTTGAGGGAGCACCCCACGAAAAGATCTAGTGGCAGAGCTCATagctgaggcagggagagggtCCTGGGGTGTTGGTCTGGTCACATCCCTACCCCTGCCAATTCACAGCTGCCTCCTAAGTGTGTTCCATTGGCACCCCACTGCAGATGGAGGGGCACAGGGGCACAGGAAAGCACCCAACCTGAGCTCTAGCTGAGCCCCAGTGCACCTGAGCCAGGAAGGGGGTAGCCTCCAAAAGCAAAGGACTCTTTCCAGTGGAGTATGTACAAGTCTTTATAAAAGAAtcaaaagctcaataaatatgcaaattacACAGAGCCCAGCCCAAACCTGGGGTGGCCAGTGGGACTtatggagggtggggagagggcaggagcaTGGCCCACCGAAGGCCAGATGAGGGTACGGTGGAAAGGGCAGCCTGGGAGCCCAGCCCAGAGGAGCTGGTGACTTCAGGGAGCAGGGCACAAGGGACTGCCTGGGCAGGTGTGTGGGGGCTCCTAtagcctgggctgggggctctAGCAGGCCCTCCTTCACTCCATCCAGTCTGGCAAAGTGCAAATCGGTCCCAGGTGGTGCAGAGGTCCTGCTCAGGCTCCGGCTCGTGCACACAGGAGGCGGCAGCTGAAGCAGGCGCTGGCACCCCCAGGAGGCATACTGTCTGCTGTTCTTGGGTCAATGGCACTCTTGGGGGCCTCCCTCTGCTCAGACCTCtctgcagggtggggagagacagTCCTTTGGCTGACGGGCTCACAGGGTGGCTCTGGCACCCTCTCCTCTACTGTGACCCTCAGGCCCCTTCGCTGCTGCCGGCCGTAGATGCCAGCACCCAGACACTGGGGCAGGGTTTGGCTCCCCCTGTGATCACCACCCCCAAATACCCACCCTCCTAGTCATAACTGAGCCCCCAGTGCCAGCACACTGAGCCACCTGCCCTCTATCCCAGGCCAGGCCACTCACGAGGCAGTGAGCGTGGAGTTAAGCAGCAGGGTGGTCCTGATTCGGTAGAGCTGGGCCAGTGTCAGCTTCCTGTGCTGAGCAGAGACCCCTGTGGGGGGCTCCGGCTGGACACTGGgacagctccctgagggcagctCTCTGCACCTCCTGGCGGGACCCGCAGGCTCCTCGGCCAAGCAGCTGGCCCTGTTCTCAGGCTCTACTGGCTTGGGGCCGCTGCCAGGGCTAGATGCCCCCCTGCAATCCCAGCTGGGCCCAGCTTCCCGAGAGCAGCCCTGAGTCCTAGTGCCTGGGGCTAGAGCGGCCAGGCAGAGCTCTGACAGGCTgcggctgggggctgggggtgccgcATGGGTTCCAGCCCCTGACAGCAGCTGGAGGAGGCTGGCCTCAGATTTGGACTTGAgcaggtggggcaggcagggcagtaACTGGACAGGGGTGCGGCGGCGGAGGCGGGGCGATGGCGGTGGGGAAGGGGCTCGTGGTAACTCGGGGAGCCGGGGCACTGGCTCCGccacaggggctggggctgcaaaGTCTTGCAGGGAGGTCGGGGAGAGGGTGCCATAGGCAGAGTCCATGGAGCAGGAGCAGCCATCCACCAGGCCCAGAGGCAGCAGCTCTCCCGTGGGCGTGACGGATGAGGCAGTGGTGCTGAGAGAGGTCTCATCTGACTGGGAGCTGAAGGGGCCGCCATCAAACTCGGGAGAAGACAACACCTCCACAGGCTCCACCACTACCATGGCCAGGGTCTCCGTGGAGCCTTCCGAGGCACTGTGGGTCCGGGAAGAGAGTCAGCCCGGCTAAAGGAAACCAGACGGCCTGGGGCAGCCCATGCTGGGCAATGCACAGAGGTCTGCAGCCTCTGCCTCCAGGAGCTCGAGGCCTAGAGATGGCAGCCTGGGGCACATGTGCCAGACCTTCTGACCCCTGTGGCCACAACAGGCATCAGTAACAGATCACAGCACTCTTCCCTGATGAGACTGCATGCACTCTAACAATCCTCAGCTTGGTGCTCCAGACAGCTACCACTAACAGATCAGAACTGGCAAGCAATTCAAAAGCTCTTTGCCCTGCCCACCTGGACTCTGGtggaagagagagacccccgatacacacacacatctgggtTTACAAGATGAGACCATTCAGAGGAAGGGGAGGTGGCTGGGCCTTGCGGTAAGGAGTCCTGGGCTGGAATGCTTGCCCCGCTGTGGCCTGCTGGGTGGTCTTAAGCAAACATACCAGAGCTGGGAGTCGGGACTGTTGCTGCTTCTGCGCAGGATGGTGGGGGAGCTGGCACCCGAAGTGCTACTCTCCtcgccttcctcctcctcctcctcttcttcctcctgttcatcctcctcctctaccAGGCTCTGCAGGTGCTGCTGGCTGCTTGGGTGTTCCTGCGCGCGCAGCTGCTGGAGCTGGTTCTGCACGCAGGGGTCGGGGGTGCATGGGGGCAGAATGAGCTGTGATCAGTGGCCCCCGCGGTCCACGCTCCTCTCACCCTCCACGCTCCTCTGCTCTCACCTGAGCATTGTAAATGGCATCTACCCAGCCACGGCACAAGGCCTGGCCGCTGGCCTGGAACGTGTAGGCCGCCACAGCACTGTGAAACTCATTCAGGTAGATGAGGAGGAAGGAGCCTGGGTAGGGAAGGCCCAAGGCAGTGTCAGCCACGAGGACAGTCCCTGTCCATCACAGCCCCCGCCCAGGAGCAGGGGCCAGGGCTCCTCACCAGGGTCCCGCAGCTCCCGGCACACGATCTTGTCTACCAGCAGTGGTGGCCTGATGACTTTGGTCCTCTCGGCCTTCTTCACTGCCTTGGTCACCAAGAGCAGGTCCGTGAAGAGGAAGCAGTACACGTCCATCTGGGGTGGAGCAGGAGAGCTGTCAGGCCCCACAGCCCCCCAGGAGCACTCACTCCCCTGTCCCCTAGTGAACcttcaagtaaaattaaaatgaagggGAAGATGGTTCTTTTtcatggagatatatatatatatatgtatgatttatTTCAGTAGAAGtttagattaaaaagaaaagggaggctGTTTTAAAATCACAGTTTGCAGGTTCTTGGCTCCCCAGTGCTTGCAGGGTTAACAGCACagcagccaggcatgggggctccTGGCCCACTTATGGAAtgagcccctccctcccacccggAACCCCTCAGTGGGCAGGACGGCCCCTCCCAGGGCTATGACTCTGCTGCTGCAGGTTGTAAAGAGTCAAGTGCAGGCAAGTAATCATCCCTCACTACGGCCACAAAGTCACTGGCTCTGAGTCACCACCCAgctggctgagaaccactgacgGGGTTCCAAGTTCCAAGAGGCAAGAGGGGGCGAGGGCTCAGCCCTGGGGCCAGGGCAGCCCTGGCGCCACCTTGCTGTCCTTCCCCTCCTTCATCCTCAGGCTCCCCTCCAGCAGCAGCTGTCGGGTCTCCTCCAGGGGGGCGCCGGAGATGGGCACTGTCAGGTCCAGGTGCAGAAATTCCTtcaggagctgggggtggaggggagagggtggaggcACAGGGGAGGTCAGGGCCTGACTCCCCATCTCGGCTGGCAGTCCTTGAGTGAGACTCCCTGTCTGCCCTTCCCCACAGGCACACGCGCCCACCTTGTCCACCTCGTCGTTGCTGCCCTCCACCACCTCGTAGGCGTCGATGCGGCTTGCCACGGCGGCCAGGCGCTGCCGCTCCTGTCGCTGCCGCATGCATGTGTTCACGTGGTGGATGAAGCGCTCCACCGAGTCGATCTAGGTAGGGGCAGGCGAAGGGGGCTTCAGACCCGGGTCGCGGAGGAACAGAGGGCTGCGGAGGGCCACGCCCACCATGCCGGTTACCATGGTAACGACGGCCTCCTTGGTGCGTGGTTCATCCGTCTTCCTCAGCACCGACTTGAGCAGCAGCGGGTACTTGGTGAGCCGCTGATGGGGCTTGGCCAGCATGTCGCTCAGTTTCAGCCGCTGGCACTGCGGCTGCTTCTCGGCCCACtgtggagaggaggtggggcggggCTCGGGACATGCCACGCCCCCGACCACGCCCTCGCGGCCACGCCCACCGCGGCCCATGCCCCCGAGGTGCAGGTGGTCCCGCGCCCCTGCCCACAGGCCGGCCGCCCTCACCGTGACATAGGCCCGGAAGAGGTCGTTGTCGCGCAGCAGCCCGCGCATGTACTCCATGCAGCCCTCCTCCTCCATGCAGTATCGGACGTAGGGCTTGAACAGCGAACCGAACTGGCCCGGGGCAGAGCACGGGTCACCGCGCCTGGCGAACCGGCCCCCGCCAGGCGCTTCCCAAGCGCCTCCTTACAGCGCTCAGGCGAccacggggggcgggggggcagcTCACTATCCCTGTTTCCAGATGAGGCACCTGAGCCTCAGCGAAAGTGACCACCCGGACCACCCGCCGCCAGGTAGCATGAGCAGATGGCCAGGTTCAAACTCGGGCAACCGCCTCGCAACTGCTCGCCTTTGGCCGCTAGGGGACATGCAGTTTCACTGGCCAGGGACAGGCTGGGGAGGATGGGCAGATGGGGTCGGGCCGCTGAGCCTTCTCgcgccccagccctgcctcggTGTCCCTGCCTGAGCCCGGCCCCGCCCGTACCGTCTTGAAGCCTTTCAGGAAGTCGCCGGGCTGCAGGAGCGCCCGCGTGCGCCTCGCCTTCTCCAACACCGGCGCCATCACGCTGCCCCACAGCCCGCGGTGCAGCCGCACGATCTCCGGGATGTTGCTGAACAGGCGCTCGGCCTCCACCTGCTCGGGCGGGAGGTGAGCtcggcctggccccgcccccaaaCAACTAGCCCCGCCCCACGCAaggccccgccccaggccccgagGCCCCAGCCCCGCCTCCGTCGCCCTGGGCCCAGGCGCACCTCGCACAGCAGCCCCGACTCCTGCAGGTTCAGAAGGCAGCACAGGAACagctgtgggggcaggggaaagCTGCAGGTGAGGGTCGTCCCAGCCCAGAAGCCCCACCCAGACTCGGGCTCCCCTTcaccccttccttctcctgggaGGCCCTGAAACTCCAGGGACAAAGAAGGGTACCCTTTGGCCTTCACACCTGGGAGCTCCAGAGCCCCAGGAgaggcccagccccagagcccaCCTGAGGTtcaccctgcctggccccaccCAGACGGAAGCTCTGGGGAGACTGGCCTTGCAGCCACACCTGGAGTTCTCTCCTCTACCTCTgccctggctcagcctctgcGGTTCCCTCGGAGGGGGCTTCCTCCttcagggaagccttccttgaaCCTCCAAGCCCAGGAcagggcccccacccccaccccagtggaAATCCCTACAGTGCCTGCCCACTCTGCCCTGTCTAGGGTGTGGGCTGCTGGgcacctggcacatggcaggtgttcAGAAATAGCCGTTAAGtgaatgagtgaaagaatgagGCCTCGCTGTGCTAATTCAGCTGAACTTGGCAAAGCCTGAAGCCCCCTCCCAGGTGCCTGTGGGAACCACCTCCTCCCCAGGGCGCAGCCCTTGTCTGACTTTCTGGCCCCCTTCCTTGCCAGGCACCTGCCCCTTCTGCATAGGCCCAGACTCAGCCGAGGGGCCGCCCAGAGAGAGGCCACTCACATTGGTGATCACCCGCAGTTTCCTGATGTATGAGGCCTCCGTGTGCAGCAGCTCCCACACCGCCTCCTGCTGGTGGCACTGCCGCCGGGTCAGCTTCTAGAGGGAGGACAGGGATGGTCATCCAGGAGCACCGGGCATCTCCGGATGGCCAGGGGACGGTGAGCAACCCAGGCTGCAACTTCCTTGTTTTCCCAATGGGGACACAGAGGTCCTAAGAGGAGCAGGGTCACCCTCACCATCACATGAATTATTACAGTCAAGATACCCATGTTCTGAGCCCTCCTCTGCCACTAAAACAGCCAAGCAGCTCATCATTTCCATctagactcagtttccccaaagtGGGCTAATGAAAACAGTAGCCTCTTGGGGCTGTCCCACTGGGGCCTCTCAAGGGCTGTCCCCCTTTTGCGTcaagggaggggaagggctgTGGGCAGCACTCACCTCGTGCCCATTGATGAGCTCCCGCCAGCTGTCCTCCAGCCTCAGGCAGGCGCTGTCCTCGTCCTCATCCTcatcgtcctcctcctcctcccaggagtCGTGGTCAAAGCGCAGCCTCCGGGGCAGCCTGGGCAGCCCGAAGAGGCCGTAGGTGTGCAGCTTGCTCTCCAGCTGCTCCATCTTGTCTACCTCCTGGAAGGAGACTCGTGGTCAGGGGTCGGGGTTAGGGGTCAGGGCCAGCcagctgccctgccctggggtggggcccacGGGCCACATACCCGGCTGAAGGTGCTGGTGCTGGGGCCCGAGCTGAAGAAGCCACTGAAGCGACTGGCCGCCCGGTTCTTCCAGCTGTCGCCACCCCCACTGCTGGCGCCGCCACTGCTGTTGCTGCTGGGCAGAGAGCAGCTGGAGAGCATCGGGGGCTCCTGCCCCGGGACGCTGGCCTCCCCCAGGAATTCCGACATGTTCTTGCGGCGGCGGCCGGGGGCCTGGCCAAGGAGGGGTGGTCAAGGCCAGCCCCCCCATCCCGGCCCAAGGCCCCACCCCCACGTGTGTTTCTAGGACCTCGGGCCTAGCCTGGGTCTTTGCATCCCTGCCCTGCGCTGCCACCTCCCCAAGACCGAAACATGCTTCGGGGGTAGGAGGTCCAGACGGATATACCTGGACTGTCATCCCCCAGTCACAGCATGACCCAGGTGAGAGAAACACAGTTACACACGCTCGGATGCACTCACAAACCCAGCCCAAAGGGGCCccacgacacacacacacacacacacacacacagtctcactCCCGCCACAAATGccctcacacactcacacacacgcgcacacagaCTCTGACTCCCTGGTCGTTAGAAGACTCCGTGACAAGACCCATCACCTTGGAGTATGGTGTGATCCAGGGAGACAGGGTCCCCTATTGTCACAGCCAGCCCCATTTTCCCAAAGGGGCAATTAAAGCCCCACAGAGGCAGTGAGGGATCCAGGGGGACATTCTCCCTGAGGGGGGCCCCTCCCCACCGACAGCCCTGGCACAGCCCCTCCTCCTCACCAAGATGTCCAGGTTCTCCCAGCGGCTCTGGGGGTCCACACGCTCCAGAACGGGGGGCCCGGGCCCAGCCGGCCGCAGGATGGGCAGACTCAGGGACTTGGAGTCCTTCACTCCCTGCTCCACCTTGCCCTCGTCCCCTGGCTTGGCTGGGGCGGCATGTGGGGGCAAAAAGAGGTCCTCAGTGCCAGGTCTGGTGGAGGAGGGGGCCCCAGTCCTCTCTCCCTTAAGGATCCAAACCAAGGCTGGGCCACCCTCCCCTCGCAGCCCTACCCTGCCAGCACCTGGCACCAGCAGCCAGCAGGGACACCTGTATGGTAATGAGTCTGCTCAGGGCCACGGCCAATGGGAACCTGAGCTCTGGGAGGCCCTGCCAGGCCCCAGCCACCTGCCTAGCCAGTCGGCCTGTGGAGCCTGCTGCTCACCTTTGACCCGCAGGTAGTGTCCTCCGAACCTGTAGGCCTCAAAGGTGAGGGACAGGGGCGTGTTGGACTGGTCCAGGTAGATATCCACTTTGCCCAGCGCGATGCCCTTCCTTTCAAATACCGGCAGCagcacctccctgcccccaggacaGGAGGGCTGTGAGTTAGAGGGGCAGTCACATGAGCCCCCACGCCGCCCACAGCCCCAGCTCCCCACCTTCCCAATGGAAAAGGGAGGCCCGCACAGGATCACACACCGAGGCACAGACACCTGGCCACAGAGATTCTCACGGGGGCTTGTCTGCACACCTGGCAGACCCGCCACAACCTGCCcacgcccaggcccaggccctgcaCACTTGAGTAGAAAGCAGAGGGGCACAGACCCGGTCACGTGCCCTCGTGCTGGTGTGCACAGGCATGTGTACGGGTCTGCCCACAGGTGGGACTCGCTCACTCACAGACCACCACACAGACATACACGGTCACACCTGCAGAGACCCGGAGCCTCGGACATGGGAGGccacacctgcccccagccccaccaagCCCTACCCCAGCGATTTCTTCTTCATGGCGGGTACAATCTCCGTCTCGATGTCCACGTTCAGGTCAAATTTCAGGGTGAAGCACTCCTTGCTTGGGTCCTGAGAGGACACAGGCTCTTAGCCTCGCCACTGCCACTCCTCACTGCCCCCACCCTACAGTCCAGGATGGGAACCCCAGCAGGGAAGTGAATGCCAGCGatctcccagccctcctccaTCCTGGGAGGCCCCCCAGCACCCCTCCCACCTAAGGAGCTCCTGGAGCATCCCCCACCTGGGCAAAGGTGGGCAGCGCCAGGCTGCGGCGCAGGGTGGCAAGGGAGGGACCTGACTGCAGAGCCCACCCCTCTTCCTGGAGTTCAGAGCAGGGAGGCCCAGGCTCAGGGGAAGCAAAGGGCCTGGGCCGGGGGCTATCTGGGAGGCCCTATCCACCGGCCTGGCCCGGGGCTCCTCACATCTGTGTATCTCCTCCTTGCTTTCTTCTTGGAGAGTCTCAGCCCTGAGCTCTTCCGGTCCCTGAAGGCAAAGATTGGAGTGTGGGTGGGCCCTCACCAGCATGGGATGCCAGTGGGGACCTCTGCTGCCCCCCCCCGCCTCACCCCAGGGGACAGGTAACTCAGGTGCATGTGCCGGGCCCACGCGGGGTTGTGTGCCCTCTGGTGGCCAATACAGGAGTCACACCCAATGGCACAGGCTGGCCCGGGAATCAGGGCAGCCACAGGAGTGGGGAGGGGTCTGCCCGTCAGCCCTTCTTGGGTAAAGCGCCTAAGCATCGGGTCTCTCACAATCTCCAATCTGGGACTCAACCTTGGGACCGCTCCAGGGTATCTGCTCAGCCCGCCTACCCCTCACCTACCCTTTGCTATCCGCAgagctttcctcctcctcctccaagtccACTGCAGGGCTGGTGCGCGGAGGACATGACCGGGTGGACACGTTCCGGGCCAGGACAGAGCCTTTGGAGGAAGTGGGTGAGGGTTgtgcctgctccctccctggcccctccacAGGGTAGGGGTAACACAGTCTGTTACCCTGGAACCCCCCACAGGGTCGCTAAGGCCCTTCAGTTGTGTGAGGACATTGTTATCTATCGCCCCTGCAGACCCCAAAGGGCACAAGGGCCCTGGAAAGACACCCCAGGGGATGCCCTACCCTCAATACAAACCCACCTGTGGCCTCAGTTTACCCTTCCTTAAGATAAAGATGACGAAGTCTGGCCTCCAGGATTGTTGTGGGAAAGGGACCAAAGCCCATGGGCTCCCCTTTCTCTTTcaggtctcccctcccccactgccacgACCACACCTGGAGTCCCAGGGGGCCCTGGCAGAAGGGGAGAGTCCTTTTGTCCCTTTGATCAGCTGGGAAGGAGGTCAGGGGCCTGGGTTAGGGTTGGGCCTGTGAGCTGGGCAGTGGGCCTTGACCCCAGCCCTTCTCAGCAGGAGGGTTTCTTGTTTCCTGCTACAAGTTCATTCTGACCACACACTGCCTCTGCTAGGACAACAGCTTGGCTTGGGGGACTTGCCCAGAAGTCCCCTGTCCTGGGGCCACACAGAACTGGAAGGGGCAGGGACAGCTGCAGAAGGTGAGAACCAGGGAGAACACAGCGCCAGGCAGAGACAGGCCTGTCTCGAGAGGACCTCAGTCCCCTGATTTTCTCTCTTGCTAAAAAACTTGTAGAACAAAAGGAGCTGTGACATATTTGGGCTTCATTATTTATAGTGGACTCTTGTCCTTCTCACAGTTCCAACAGTTACCAAAACACTGTCCCCTCAGACACGGGGCTTGGCTGCTGCAGGGAatctgggggctgggctggggcccccCTCCTGCGCTCACCTTGTGGGGGCAGGTCAAAGCGGACATGGCCGTCATAATGCATGGTGCTGTGGAACTTGCTGTCACAGGCCTCGCAGAGGTTGAGGGGCCCCCGGCGGTGCAGCTGCTGGCAGTCGGCGTGGTGGCATACCTGGGAGGAAGGACGGGCGGTGGGTCGGGCTGGGCCTCACGGGGCCAGGGGCAGGTGCACCCGGTATCAGACCTCTGCAGTGCACAGGTGGGGGCCCCAGCTGCTCTCATGGGCCAACCAGCCAACCAGCCGTTCTGCACAGGTGCCTCGTGCTCGCTGGTGCACCTGGCAAACGCTGCCCAAGCCCCGttcccagggatgcagagaaaagCACGGCCCCGCCCTTGAGAAGACACCAAGGGAATAACTACAAGGCTGGTGCCGCCCCAAATAATGAAGCTCGGCTGCTCtcagggctggagccaggaggCCCTGAGCTCCAGCAAGCCCCTCCACACCTCCCGGCCCAGGCCCTCTGCCTCACCCCATGGCCTGCCCAGGCCCTGGACAGCTGGCCCCACCTGGGTTCCTAAAGACACCGCGTGAAGGAGTTATGGAGGAGTCAGACAAAGGTGTTGTTGGTGTTGTCAGTGCCCGTGGGCCACTGCTTGGTGACTTGAGCCTGGATTTACTATACCAGCCGTCTACTCTCCCCCTGTCCTCACAGGTGAGTGTTCCATATCTTCTCTGCCCTCCAACGGCCACCCCAACTCACTCCCCGCTGACTACGTTGCTTCTTGCTTTTCCAGGGGAACAGAAGGCATCAGGAGGTCCTTGAGCTCCCACCACCTGCCCAGGACGTGGAATGAATCTCCTTGCTCCGATCCGGGGCCAGTCCTTCCTCCCAGACCTGCCCCGCAGACCGGGGTGCAGGGACGAAGCTTGGTATTCTCAGCATTCTCCCTGCACCACcaagcctccctccctccgcgGGGTCATCCCCACACGTGCTCATTTCTCCATCCTGTAAAAACAGCGTCTTGGCCCCAGTTCAGGCTCCAGCAACTGCTgcatttctccttccctttgcAGCCAACCTCTGTGAAGCAGGTATCCTTCCTCACGGCTTCCTAGTGCTCTCCGcccagcctattttatttttcccaatttttgttttaaaaaatactccaaACCTACAGGAAGTTATAAGAATAGCAAAATtggccagggacagtggctcacacctgcaatcctaccACTTttggaggccagggtgggaggatcaattgaggccaggaattcgagatcagcccaggcaatatagcaagaccccatctctacaaaaaatttaaaattagctggacatggtggtacgtgcctatagtcccagctactcgggaagctgaggcaggaggattgcttgagcctaggagtttgaggttgcagtgagctaagaggaagccactgcactctagcccaggagacagcaagactctgtcttacaaaaaaaaaaaaaaaaaaagtcacgaTGACATCCACACACCCTTCTGGACCCGAGATCCCAGTTGTTAATATTTAACGCAGttgctttctctctcattctcttttctctggtGGAGAAATCATGCCATCACCAAAGAACAAGGATGTTTTCCAACAAAACCTCATACAACCATCGCACTTGGGAAACTGAACTTGGACATATGGTCCACCTACAGTCTATGTTCACATTCTCCCAACTTAATGTCCCCTATACATATGTTTCCCCATATAGGATCCAATCAATGTTCACACGtgatttgtttctgtttatgccTTTAAAAGTGAATTCCCCCCTTTTATTTTTGGTCTTCTACGACACTGACACTTTTGACGCATCCAAGCCAGTTGTCTGTCACAAAGCCACTCAGCATGGACGTGTCTGGTGGTCCTCAGAGAGTTTCAGACGGAGCATTTGGGCAGGGACACCACAGAGCTGACCAAGATGTGTCAGTGCACCCAAGATGCAGGATCATGTGGGGATCTCGCTGTAACTTGCAAAAATTCCTCTTTCTCCTTGTAATTATTAAGGAATCTGTGCGGTGACACTTCGAGATGTCTTGTTCTCTAGTAATCCTACACTCTAGCGCTTTAGCAAATCGTGATGATTTCTGCCTAAATC
This region of Microcebus murinus isolate Inina chromosome 2, M.murinus_Inina_mat1.0, whole genome shotgun sequence genomic DNA includes:
- the PLEKHG5 gene encoding pleckstrin homology domain-containing family G member 5 isoform X3; translated protein: MGTGPGVSGRRAASRPGLGLPSRDPEPSWAGGRARDGEGQVCHHADCQQLHRRGPLNLCEACDSKFHSTMHYDGHVRFDLPPQGSVLARNVSTRSCPPRTSPAVDLEEEEESSADSKGDRKSSGLRLSKKKARRRYTDDPSKECFTLKFDLNVDIETEIVPAMKKKSLGEVLLPVFERKGIALGKVDIYLDQSNTPLSLTFEAYRFGGHYLRVKAKPGDEGKVEQGVKDSKSLSLPILRPAGPGPPVLERVDPQSRWENLDILAPGRRRKNMSEFLGEASVPGQEPPMLSSCSLPSSNSSGGASSGGGDSWKNRAASRFSGFFSSGPSTSTFSREVDKMEQLESKLHTYGLFGLPRLPRRLRFDHDSWEEEEDDEDEDEDSACLRLEDSWRELINGHEKLTRRQCHQQEAVWELLHTEASYIRKLRVITNLFLCCLLNLQESGLLCEVEAERLFSNIPEIVRLHRGLWGSVMAPVLEKARRTRALLQPGDFLKGFKTFGSLFKPYVRYCMEEEGCMEYMRGLLRDNDLFRAYVTWAEKQPQCQRLKLSDMLAKPHQRLTKYPLLLKSVLRKTDEPRTKEAVVTMIDSVERFIHHVNTCMRQRQERQRLAAVASRIDAYEVVEGSNDEVDKLLKEFLHLDLTVPISGAPLEETRQLLLEGSLRMKEGKDSKMDVYCFLFTDLLLVTKAVKKAERTKVIRPPLLVDKIVCRELRDPGSFLLIYLNEFHSAVAAYTFQASGQALCRGWVDAIYNAQNQLQQLRAQEHPSSQQHLQSLVEEEDEQEEEEEEEEEGEESSTSGASSPTILRRSSNSPDSQLCASEGSTETLAMVVVEPVEVLSSPEFDGGPFSSQSDETSLSTTASSVTPTGELLPLGLVDGCSCSMDSAYGTLSPTSLQDFAAPAPVAEPVPRLPELPRAPSPPPSPRLRRRTPVQLLPCLPHLLKSKSEASLLQLLSGAGTHAAPPAPSRSLSELCLAALAPGTRTQGCSREAGPSWDCRGASSPGSGPKPVEPENRASCLAEEPAGPARRCRELPSGSCPSVQPEPPTGVSAQHRKLTLAQLYRIRTTLLLNSTLTASEV
- the PLEKHG5 gene encoding pleckstrin homology domain-containing family G member 5 isoform X2; the protein is MVTGPEAAAGSRQTGLGFSKALGLAGSLGCDQLVSAWQEEATELSGLPPGQGVRQRGCWLLGSQRPGCPWRRSLRKEGRHLGGSQQRAEPVPRSKWVLGNGKSKGEKTTNKNTQCERQLQSPYVKIYSAQGTCVGGEANWQGLKAPWFSVQTDSARETKVWAEPGRSPSVLGLRLGREGRRPVCPIRGPWCWHGPVGPGRVPPAQRSSMNSVLTKYGSPPRSWLSLHLGTDDQSPDQSPAEERGLRCQNPACMDKGRAAKVCHHADCQQLHRRGPLNLCEACDSKFHSTMHYDGHVRFDLPPQGSVLARNVSTRSCPPRTSPAVDLEEEEESSADSKGDRKSSGLRLSKKKARRRYTDDPSKECFTLKFDLNVDIETEIVPAMKKKSLGEVLLPVFERKGIALGKVDIYLDQSNTPLSLTFEAYRFGGHYLRVKAKPGDEGKVEQGVKDSKSLSLPILRPAGPGPPVLERVDPQSRWENLDILAPGRRRKNMSEFLGEASVPGQEPPMLSSCSLPSSNSSGGASSGGGDSWKNRAASRFSGFFSSGPSTSTFSREVDKMEQLESKLHTYGLFGLPRLPRRLRFDHDSWEEEEDDEDEDEDSACLRLEDSWRELINGHEKLTRRQCHQQEAVWELLHTEASYIRKLRVITNLFLCCLLNLQESGLLCEVEAERLFSNIPEIVRLHRGLWGSVMAPVLEKARRTRALLQPGDFLKGFKTFGSLFKPYVRYCMEEEGCMEYMRGLLRDNDLFRAYVTWAEKQPQCQRLKLSDMLAKPHQRLTKYPLLLKSVLRKTDEPRTKEAVVTMIDSVERFIHHVNTCMRQRQERQRLAAVASRIDAYEVVEGSNDEVDKLLKEFLHLDLTVPISGAPLEETRQLLLEGSLRMKEGKDSKMDVYCFLFTDLLLVTKAVKKAERTKVIRPPLLVDKIVCRELRDPGSFLLIYLNEFHSAVAAYTFQASGQALCRGWVDAIYNAQNQLQQLRAQEHPSSQQHLQSLVEEEDEQEEEEEEEEEGEESSTSGASSPTILRRSSNSPDSQLCASEGSTETLAMVVVEPVEVLSSPEFDGGPFSSQSDETSLSTTASSVTPTGELLPLGLVDGCSCSMDSAYGTLSPTSLQDFAAPAPVAEPVPRLPELPRAPSPPPSPRLRRRTPVQLLPCLPHLLKSKSEASLLQLLSGAGTHAAPPAPSRSLSELCLAALAPGTRTQGCSREAGPSWDCRGASSPGSGPKPVEPENRASCLAEEPAGPARRCRELPSGSCPSVQPEPPTGVSAQHRKLTLAQLYRIRTTLLLNSTLTAS